The following are from one region of the Alicyclobacillus fastidiosus genome:
- a CDS encoding glutamine amidotransferase — protein sequence MNERTLNIAHLYPDLLNLYADRGNIVTLVQRLRWRGIEATVHEVTHQDAPRLSAYDLVLLGGGSDREQEIVGEYLLKHKQEFKAAVDSGLPLLAICGGYQLLGAFYQLPNGQKIQGLDILDMYTSAGTGLPRLIGNVAIETEYGIVMGFENHGGRTVHQHRPLGKVLHGHGNDGESGYEGVHHMNIWGTYIHGPLLPKNPQFADAVLATALEYAGHSAVLDPLDDVVEESARRAFLARRMPDVTTSPDAATAQPK from the coding sequence ATGAACGAGCGAACGCTGAATATCGCGCATCTGTATCCTGACTTGCTCAATCTGTACGCGGACCGGGGCAATATCGTCACGTTGGTGCAGCGCCTGCGTTGGCGCGGGATCGAGGCCACCGTCCACGAAGTGACACACCAAGACGCACCTCGTCTGTCTGCGTACGACCTCGTGTTACTTGGGGGCGGCTCCGACAGGGAACAAGAGATCGTCGGCGAATACCTGTTGAAGCACAAACAGGAGTTCAAGGCGGCCGTCGACTCGGGGTTGCCGCTGTTAGCCATCTGCGGAGGCTACCAGCTCCTAGGAGCTTTCTACCAGTTGCCAAACGGGCAGAAAATCCAGGGCCTCGACATCCTCGATATGTACACCAGCGCCGGGACGGGCTTGCCGCGGCTGATCGGCAACGTGGCGATCGAAACTGAGTATGGGATCGTCATGGGCTTTGAGAATCATGGCGGTCGTACTGTTCATCAACACCGTCCGCTTGGCAAAGTCCTGCACGGGCACGGCAACGACGGAGAGAGCGGGTACGAGGGTGTCCATCACATGAACATCTGGGGCACGTACATCCACGGCCCACTGCTGCCGAAGAATCCGCAATTTGCCGATGCGGTGCTCGCCACCGCGCTCGAATATGCCGGCCATTCGGCCGTTCTCGATCCGCTCGACGATGTAGTCGAGGAATCTGCCCGCCGCGCATTTTTAGCTCGGAGGATGCCGGACGTGACGACGAGTCCGGATGCCGCAACTGCCCAACCAAAATAA
- a CDS encoding SRPBCC domain-containing protein, giving the protein MSEHTSSALPDIRKVIVLNAPIDKVWAAVATSEGIAAWFMPNTFQPLEDYQFTLDAGPYGIVPCQVTDLNPPHLLRFDWGKDWQLSFELKPMGEKTELTLTHSGWDANTVTEFDQPHTVIRGHMEQGWEKLQYALRDYVEA; this is encoded by the coding sequence ATGTCTGAACACACATCGAGCGCACTTCCCGACATCCGCAAAGTCATCGTGTTAAACGCCCCTATCGACAAAGTTTGGGCGGCAGTGGCGACGTCCGAAGGTATTGCAGCGTGGTTCATGCCCAACACGTTTCAACCGCTGGAAGATTATCAATTCACGTTGGATGCTGGCCCATACGGTATCGTACCGTGTCAGGTGACCGATCTAAATCCCCCTCACCTGCTGAGATTTGATTGGGGTAAGGACTGGCAACTCTCATTTGAGTTGAAGCCGATGGGAGAAAAAACGGAATTGACCTTGACGCATTCGGGCTGGGATGCAAACACGGTCACGGAGTTCGACCAACCCCACACCGTCATTCGCGGGCACATGGAGCAAGGTTGGGAGAAGTTGCAATACGCGCTTCGCGACTACGTCGAGGCATAA
- a CDS encoding metalloregulator ArsR/SmtB family transcription factor, whose amino-acid sequence MATPALKHDVFQAIADPTRRKLLGLLADRELPITSISEHFPISRTAVNKHLHVLADAGLVTRQRVGRETRYRLEPEPLQQVKQWLSYYERFWDNKLAQLKHFVENGANEAPASLKLVDETNHSED is encoded by the coding sequence ATGGCTACGCCAGCACTCAAGCACGATGTGTTTCAGGCCATCGCGGACCCGACCCGCAGAAAGCTCTTAGGGCTCCTCGCTGACAGGGAACTGCCGATCACGTCGATCAGCGAACATTTTCCGATCAGCCGCACAGCCGTGAACAAGCACCTGCACGTCCTCGCCGACGCAGGCCTCGTCACGCGGCAACGGGTCGGCCGCGAGACGCGATATCGGCTTGAGCCTGAACCACTGCAACAGGTGAAACAGTGGCTCTCCTACTACGAGCGGTTTTGGGACAACAAATTGGCTCAGCTGAAACATTTTGTGGAAAACGGGGCAAACGAGGCGCCTGCTTCGCTGAAGCTCGTGGATGAAACCAACCATTCGGAAGACTGA